In the genome of Halanaerobiales bacterium, one region contains:
- a CDS encoding YolD-like family protein, with protein sequence MPGKDNMERSYKMSIKDRGNIKWTSLMLVEHRKKLEKLKNNENNKEKPELSEDELERLNYILKRAINENLNIEVIYYHKKNFHHCKGKIMKIKSFPQKIILNSNEKYNKIEILINDIIDIKLIDY encoded by the coding sequence ATGCCTGGTAAAGACAATATGGAAAGGAGTTATAAAATGAGTATAAAAGATCGAGGTAACATTAAGTGGACATCATTAATGCTGGTAGAACACAGAAAAAAACTTGAAAAATTAAAAAACAATGAAAATAACAAAGAAAAACCCGAACTTAGTGAAGATGAATTAGAAAGATTAAATTATATTCTAAAAAGAGCTATAAATGAAAATTTAAATATAGAAGTAATATATTATCACAAAAAAAATTTCCATCACTGTAAGGGAAAGATAATGAAAATTAAATCTTTCCCTCAAAAAATTATTCTTAACAGTAATGAAAAATATAATAAAATTGAAATTTTAATAAATGATATAATCGATATAAAATTAATAGATTATTAA